The nucleotide sequence GTCTTTGATGCACACAATTCTGCATTTTATTGCTCTACAACTCCATTTAGCCCTACTTAAGCTACATTCTCTCCAAAATATTCAAAATTCACACCAAACAAAAATGTTATCGCTGATTCACTGTTGTTTGAAAGAACTGCAATCTGTTCAgattgttttgctttgcttgcacTGAACGCTCGATTAGTTGGCTGGAAGCTGGAAGTTGCAGTGTTTCTTATTGGCCTTCTACTGTCAACTATAGGAGAGATTACATATAATCCAACCATTCCAACTTTATGCCGTACTCAAGAGACACATTCGGTTATCCCTTTAATTAGGCACTGTATTTATGTTTGAGTTTAATGGGCAGTTGTGGTACTTCATAGTACCATTCTTAAAGCCCTGCTGTTTGTCACACTAAATACAACGGACTATATTTTATCAGTGGTATGGAAATGAGACAACCTGGAAGCTGCGTCCATAAATAAAAACCAGTAGCAGTACTGCATTACCAGTGGCAATTGTCAATAGCACAACACGAACTTGAAGGGATAAGCGCAAGGGGGCGTGGGGGATATTTAAATGTGACATTCTAATAATGCTAATTATGTTTCCTTAGCTGGCAGATCATACTTGTGTACCAAGGCAAGTGTTATCCGCAAGGCGTCGTGTGTGTCATAGGTTTTGCACATGGCAAGTTGTCGTTATAATGATAATGAACTGGCTGCTTCAGTACAATGTTGGGAGCAGTCAATGGCTTCTCTAACAGCATTACTTCAGACAAGATGCAGTTTGCTGCAATTGTATCTGTAGATACTTTTGGTAACTGGTCTATCGCTATTAGCCTTGCAGTGGCCCGACGCAGAAAATTGTCAAGTTAAGGGAAGAAGGTTCCGTTAACTCGATTCCTTTTGATCAAAGCTAATTTTGCAATGTAGGCAACTGGATGAGGTTATGTACAATAGTGTGGTCTATTTTCTGTTTCTGAACTCTATTCGAACAACGTTCAGTCGATTTTGTTGTTGCGCTTTCTATTTGCTGCTGCAAGTGCCATCAAGCCACACCTCTAATGTGCATCATGGTTACAGGTACACAAGATCTCAGTCCTGCCCATTCTGCCGCGGAAGCCTGAAGCGAGTCCAGTCCAGGGATCTGTGGGTGCTCACCGGCGACGAGGACGTGATCGACCCCGTGACCCTGGAGAAGGAGAATGTGAGGCACTTCCACAGCTTCATCGACAGCCTGCCCCTCATCGTCCCTGACAACCTCCTGCTGGTCTACTATGACTACCTAGTCTAGCGACGCTCCAGCGCCAGCTCCGGCTCGGCGTGGAGATAGCGATGATGTACTACAGTGCAAGGGTTCTCCGGCAGCCGACCATCCTCCGCAGATCGAGTCTGGCAAGCGAAAGCCGAAGCCGTCAGTCAGTCCGTTTGCCAAGCGCCATTATTTGTTGCTCTGGCTTTGCGCAATCGCATTGGTGTGGTAATAAGTGTACAGAAAAAGAAGTGTTTGATGGATCCTGATGAAGGTTTTTACTTGTTTGGTATCGATGCTATGGCAAATTGCCAAGCTATAATTAAAAAAGAACAGTTTCTGGGTAATGAGtcaatctgtgtgtgtgtgtgtcaccaCCATTGGTAGAAAAGGAGCCCTTCATGATTCTGCTACTGCTTCTTCCCTTTGTGGTTGTGTTATGTTGTGCAGCACAGTTTTTCTGGTACCAGTTCAAAATTTGTGTGGTAGTTCAAAATTTATAGACCACATCACAAGTTCATAATaggtactccctccgatccgaTCCACaataataagtgtcgtggttttggtTCAAAAAACTAGAGTTTgtagtttgaactaaaaccacggcaCTTGTTATGGATTCAAGTTTGGGTCATGAAGTGCCCCAGAAACCCGAAGAAAGCGAACGAATGATTTCGAAATGGTCAGAGAAGCACTGCTTCAGTGAGCACCCTGTCAAACTTAAAACTTATGTCCGTGAACTTGCAAATTGTGAAAGTACGCCCCATCAGTTCCGTACCGGTCAACTTTTTACGGCCATTGAAATTGAGACTAAGTGCAGATTGTTGTGAATGTACACGTAAGCGCTGATGATGACCCAACGAAACTTTTCAACTTCAGCGCTGCTCTCGCTCTAGGTTGGATGATCTCATCAATCAGAAGGCAGTCAAGTCTGCCAAGTAAGAAACTACTCAGTCGTTCAATCAGAACAAACTGTTCTGTTGACTCAACTAGTTTGTATTACCTCCATCCAGAATTAGTTGTCTCAGATACGTAATATCTAAAAATAATTTGAGACGAAGGGAGTATTATTCAACCGTCCAAGCggaactaaaaataaataaagtgcTGCAAACAAAAAAAGCTGACTCTACCATCGTAAGCATCAAATACCTGCTGCCTAGTTAGCCAACTATCGCCCGTGCAGAAGGCACACAGGAAACCTTGCAATCTAGGGCTCGCTTTCATGAGCATACACGAAATTCCAAGTTTGGTTTCTGATTGCAGTTCAAGATTTATGCACCACCCCAGAAGTTTAAGTTTGAGATAGCAGTGTCAGGTGTCAGTTGCTGCCATTGAAGCTGCAAACTTGGATATGAAATCGGAAACTTACTAAGCTGTTTGACGAGATAAACTAGTATTGCATTATTCAATCGTGCGTCAAAAAGGTGCTGCTGACTGGTTACAGGAGCATAGAACAAAAACCTGATATAAAAACCTTGATTTCATAAGCATACACGAAATTTGAAGTTCTGATTTCTGCTCAAGAGAAAACTGAAAGAGTACTCCAGCCTAGTGTAACAAAACTGAGCAATCTCAATTTCATGAGCATGCACGAAAGTGCAAGAGAAAACTGAGGTTACTTCAGCCAAGTGAAGCAACGAATGAAATTAAGCGATGTTGCTTCAGCTGAAGCAACAAAAGAAAAATTAAGCGATGCAACACAATCGAAATAGAGCAACTCAAGACATGTACTCAGCATATAACAGGTTTTACCCATTGTATAAGCAGCAAAATTACACGACCATAGTAGAACAAAAACCACCGCTCCGATTTACGATACGCAGCACCCGAGTAACAGGGTATTCGACTCCAAAAACGAAACTACCTAAGCTATTTTGAGAGCACAAGTTCCATACTAGGTTCGATATCCGAAGGATATATCAAGACTCTGAAAACCAAACGATAATACTGGTAAGCAGGACACCCAAACAGGCCACCGCACCGAAGGCAGATCAGTACTTGTAGTCCTTGACGTGGAGGCTCTCAGAGGCCCCCTCGCCGAGGGTGGCATCGCCCTTGTAGGTGCCGAGGGTGGCCTCAGAGTTGGCCTTGCACCTCACCAGGAACGCCTTCCTGGCCTTCTCCTCGTTCTCCACCTTGCCAGCCCAGGCCTTGAGGGTGCTCTGCTGGAGGGCACGCCCGAAGGAGAAGGACAGGTTCCATGGCTTCTTGGTCTCGAGCTTGTTCATGGCGTTCAGGTTCAGGGTCGCCTCCTCCTCGCTCTGTCCACCAGAGAGGAAGACAATGGCTGGGACGGCAGCAGGGACAGTCCTCTGGAGGGTGCGGACGGTGTACTCAGCAATCACCTCAGGGGCCACCTTCTTGGCGTCGGATCCAGGGGTGACCATGTTGGGCTTCAGGAGGGTGCCCTCAAGGAGGACATGCTGGTCGTTGAGGGCCTTGTAGCACGCAGCAAGGACCATCTCAGTCACGTAAGCACAGCGGTCAATGTCATGAGGTCCATCAACAAGGATCTCAGGCTCAACAATGGGCACCAGCCCATTCTCCTGGCAGATGATGGCATAGCGAGCCAGACCCTGAGCATTCTGGTCGATGGAAAGCTGTGATGGCTCGGTGGGGCCAATCTTGAGGACGGCACGCCACTTGGCAAAGCGGGCACCAGCCTCGTAGTACTTGGCACAGCGCTTGCCAAGGTCATCAAAGCCCTGGGTGGTGGTCTCACCGTTGGTTCCAGCGAGCTCGACGGTACCCTTGTCCACCTTGATGCCAGGGAGGACGTTGCCCTCCTTGAGGATGTCAACGAAGGGCTTGCCACCCTTGGTGCTCTGGTACAGTGTCTCCTCAAAGAGGATCACACCACTGAGGTACTGGAGGGCTCCAGGGGTGCagaagaggagctcacggaggGCACGGCGGTTGTCCTCAACATTCTCAACATTGATGCTGGCAAAGCGCTTGCCGATGGTGCCGGTGGACTCGTCGGCAGCAAGGATACCCTTGCCGGGGGTGCCAATGTAGGCAGCGTTCTTGATGAGCTCATCTGCAGGATAACCACCATCAGTATTAAGATGAATTGCCATAACTATTCAGATTGTGCTAAAATCTAGAAAACTGCACAAGTTGAGAGTAGCCATTAACAGCTTTAGCTAACAACAGATGCACAACAAACTGACTAGCATGATTCTGACAACTGATTATGAATTTTTTACAATTTCTCAAAGATGTATCTGCACAACAGCACAAGGTGGCTAACACGGCCAGGGGCAACAAAGAATTAACATGGCAGCAGAGCAAT is from Triticum aestivum cultivar Chinese Spring chromosome 3A, IWGSC CS RefSeq v2.1, whole genome shotgun sequence and encodes:
- the LOC123062809 gene encoding fructose-bisphosphate aldolase 1, cytoplasmic — its product is MSAYCGKYKDELIKNAAYIGTPGKGILAADESTGTIGKRFASINVENVEDNRRALRELLFCTPGALQYLSGVILFEETLYQSTKGGKPFVDILKEGNVLPGIKVDKGTVELAGTNGETTTQGFDDLGKRCAKYYEAGARFAKWRAVLKIGPTEPSQLSIDQNAQGLARYAIICQENGLVPIVEPEILVDGPHDIDRCAYVTEMVLAACYKALNDQHVLLEGTLLKPNMVTPGSDAKKVAPEVIAEYTVRTLQRTVPAAVPAIVFLSGGQSEEEATLNLNAMNKLETKKPWNLSFSFGRALQQSTLKAWAGKVENEEKARKAFLVRCKANSEATLGTYKGDATLGEGASESLHVKDYKY